The following are from one region of the Salicibibacter kimchii genome:
- a CDS encoding ABC1 kinase family protein, translating into MLSTGLKHANRYRKIVTVLARHGFGYILQEVGLFHVLSLPKRLATNPKDPNHRLIGERIRNVMEELGPTFIKLGQMISTRRDLFPAYIVDEMQKLQDDVPPFAYAEVEKIVEQELQSPIHEAFASFSEEPLAAASIGQVHKAQLPDGTIVAVKVSRPNIKATIEKDLDILHDLTRLLAQRFHWAGYYRLEEIADEFAEAIRNEVDYTLELRNTEKMHVNMQTFNSIDTPEVYPAYSTGKMITMSFMNGIKYKHWKEKQGRDHPKLARELADAFLHQVLIDGFFHSDPHPGNLLLTSEGRLCLLDFGQVGRLNRSMRNDFINYVIAMTKGDPEEVARMVYHMADVPEDVDAEEFADEVDFLLDKYYQRPFEKVRIGEAINDIFSASQRFHIRIYKEYTLLAKAVITIESIISELDPELSMVEIAEPYGRLLARERMHPKTWSKRWLKEAKRQRDTLLVLPHSLKTALSKINDDDLSIGIRVPKLNIFLNKLDRISNRISFSLTLLAFSIIMVGLIVGSTFGDSTSILVQLPVIEISFIISFFMFCLLLFSIFRSGRF; encoded by the coding sequence TTGCTTTCTACAGGATTGAAACATGCCAATCGCTACCGTAAGATTGTCACCGTCTTGGCCAGACACGGCTTCGGCTATATTTTGCAAGAAGTCGGCCTTTTTCACGTCCTCTCGTTGCCGAAGCGTTTGGCCACAAATCCCAAAGATCCCAATCACCGCTTAATCGGAGAGCGTATTCGTAACGTGATGGAGGAACTTGGCCCGACATTTATAAAATTAGGCCAAATGATCAGCACGCGTCGTGATTTATTTCCTGCTTATATCGTTGATGAAATGCAAAAGTTGCAGGACGATGTCCCCCCTTTTGCCTATGCAGAAGTTGAAAAGATCGTGGAACAAGAGCTCCAATCCCCCATTCATGAAGCGTTTGCTTCATTTTCCGAGGAACCGCTCGCGGCCGCTTCCATCGGTCAAGTACATAAAGCACAGCTTCCCGACGGCACGATCGTGGCAGTGAAAGTGTCCCGCCCCAATATTAAAGCAACAATTGAAAAAGACTTGGACATTTTGCATGATCTTACCCGGCTTTTGGCCCAACGATTTCACTGGGCTGGGTATTACCGCTTGGAAGAAATTGCAGACGAGTTCGCAGAAGCCATTCGCAATGAAGTGGATTACACCCTGGAACTTCGCAATACGGAAAAAATGCACGTGAATATGCAAACATTCAACAGTATCGACACTCCGGAAGTATACCCTGCTTATTCGACCGGGAAGATGATAACAATGTCATTTATGAACGGCATTAAGTATAAACATTGGAAGGAGAAGCAAGGAAGAGATCATCCCAAATTGGCTCGCGAACTCGCCGACGCGTTCCTGCACCAAGTGCTCATCGATGGATTTTTCCATAGCGATCCTCATCCCGGGAATTTACTCCTCACCTCCGAAGGTAGGTTATGCTTGCTTGATTTCGGACAAGTCGGAAGATTAAACCGTTCGATGCGAAATGATTTCATTAATTATGTGATCGCCATGACGAAAGGAGACCCGGAGGAAGTCGCTCGCATGGTCTACCACATGGCTGATGTACCCGAGGACGTGGATGCTGAAGAATTTGCCGACGAAGTTGACTTTTTATTGGATAAATATTATCAACGTCCATTCGAAAAAGTACGCATCGGCGAAGCCATCAACGATATTTTTTCCGCTTCCCAACGCTTTCATATCCGTATTTACAAAGAATACACGCTGCTGGCAAAAGCGGTGATTACCATCGAAAGCATTATTTCCGAGCTCGATCCGGAATTAAGTATGGTGGAAATCGCCGAGCCTTACGGACGATTGCTTGCCCGTGAGCGTATGCACCCGAAAACATGGTCGAAAAGATGGCTCAAAGAGGCAAAGCGCCAACGGGACACCTTGCTTGTATTGCCCCACTCACTGAAAACGGCGCTGAGTAAAATCAATGATGATGATCTCTCCATTGGGATACGGGTGCCAAAACTCAACATCTTCTTAAATAAACTCGACCGCATCAGCAACCGTATTTCATTTAGTTTAACCCTGCTTGCCTTTTCCATTATTATGGTCGGGTTGATCGTTGGATCGACGTTTGGCGATTCCACTTCTATTCTGGTGCAACTTCCCGTCATCGAAATCAGTTTTATCATTTCGTTTTTTATGTTCTGTCTCCTCCTCTTTTCCATTTTTCGTTCCGGCCGATTTTAA
- a CDS encoding phasin family protein, translating into MNEWLKNGFFLGLGAAVAGKEKVQSYLDDLVSKGRITPREAEEFAEELIHKGEGKGEEWSQTSKDRVQGIFSDMGVATRDDVEQLEAKIERLEHMLTQSGADDDTTHS; encoded by the coding sequence ATGAACGAGTGGCTCAAAAACGGTTTTTTTCTAGGTTTAGGCGCCGCGGTAGCCGGCAAAGAAAAAGTGCAATCGTACCTCGATGACCTCGTCTCAAAAGGAAGAATCACCCCTCGGGAAGCGGAAGAATTTGCCGAAGAGTTGATTCACAAAGGCGAGGGAAAAGGGGAAGAATGGTCTCAAACTTCCAAGGATCGTGTACAAGGGATATTTAGCGATATGGGCGTCGCCACACGCGATGACGTCGAGCAATTGGAAGCAAAAATTGAACGGTTGGAACATATGCTTACACAGTCCGGGGCCGATGATGACACCACGCATTCCTAA
- the ilvA gene encoding threonine ammonia-lyase IlvA, with the protein MSPLQIEDVIIAYQTLKDVVKHTPLQKDEVLSERYGATIYLKREDLQLVRSFKLRGAYYLMKTLSNEQMENGVVCASAGNHAQGVAYACRALKVSGSIFMPTTTPRQKRDQVKQFGKDYIDVVITGDTFDDSYAEAIRHQEANDMAFIHPFDNEKTIAGQGTVGMEIMNDIDENIDFLFSSIGGGGLVSGISTYVKSISPATKMIGVEPGGAPSMKNSLAKNEVVALQEMDKFVDGAAVKQVGNLTYEVCRHLVDDIVLAPEGKICTTILELYNQHAIVAEPAGAMPISALDFYKDEIKGKTVVCVISGGNNDIGRMAEMRERSMVYEGLQHYFIVNFPQRAGALREFLNDVLGPNDDITRFDYTKKNNKSIAPALVGIELADANDYPVLMDRMRSQGFIVDEISADDNMFNFVL; encoded by the coding sequence ATGAGTCCATTGCAAATTGAAGATGTGATCATTGCGTACCAAACGTTAAAAGATGTCGTTAAACATACCCCGTTGCAAAAGGATGAAGTATTATCCGAACGGTATGGTGCAACTATTTATTTAAAGCGCGAGGATCTGCAGCTTGTTCGTTCATTTAAGCTGCGAGGGGCCTATTACTTGATGAAAACTTTATCCAACGAGCAAATGGAAAACGGTGTCGTCTGCGCGAGCGCCGGCAATCACGCGCAAGGCGTTGCTTATGCTTGTCGAGCCCTAAAAGTATCGGGAAGTATTTTCATGCCTACGACGACCCCGCGTCAAAAAAGAGATCAAGTGAAACAATTTGGTAAAGACTATATTGACGTCGTCATCACCGGCGATACATTTGATGATTCTTACGCGGAAGCCATTCGTCATCAGGAAGCAAACGACATGGCATTTATCCATCCGTTCGATAATGAAAAAACAATTGCCGGCCAAGGAACGGTTGGGATGGAGATCATGAACGACATTGATGAAAACATTGATTTTCTGTTTTCCTCCATCGGCGGGGGCGGATTGGTCTCTGGAATAAGCACCTACGTCAAATCGATCAGCCCCGCTACGAAAATGATCGGTGTTGAGCCGGGAGGCGCCCCTTCCATGAAAAATTCCCTCGCGAAGAATGAAGTCGTTGCCTTACAGGAAATGGACAAATTTGTGGATGGTGCGGCTGTAAAGCAAGTCGGAAATCTTACGTATGAGGTGTGCCGGCACCTCGTAGATGATATTGTCCTCGCCCCGGAAGGGAAGATTTGCACGACGATCCTGGAATTGTACAATCAACACGCCATCGTTGCCGAGCCGGCAGGAGCGATGCCGATCTCCGCGTTGGATTTTTACAAGGACGAGATCAAAGGCAAAACGGTCGTTTGTGTTATCAGTGGCGGGAACAATGATATTGGCCGAATGGCAGAAATGCGGGAACGTTCCATGGTATACGAAGGGCTTCAACATTATTTTATTGTTAATTTCCCCCAAAGGGCCGGGGCATTACGGGAATTTTTGAATGATGTACTCGGGCCTAATGATGACATTACCCGTTTTGACTATACGAAGAAGAACAATAAGTCGATTGCTCCTGCTCTCGTCGGCATCGAGTTGGCGGACGCGAATGATTACCCGGTTCTGATGGACAGGATGCGATCACAAGGCTTTATCGTTGATGAAATCTCCGCGGACGATAACATGTTCAATTTTGTTCTGTAG
- a CDS encoding DUF3891 family protein, which translates to MIVRDEANHLACIHQDEHARVSAALYRQWGDPRLEKKGWKESLHTAIAEHDRAWISLDTRPIWNDEEERPYDFTDYPEREKIAAYQTGINETEMMDEWAGLLVSRHLHSFFSRIRTEAAEAFKTGEQKRWDRLGGAEETDDEKTALSVLKMCDELSLFACMNNPGARKEEEVPWFRDGFSMHFDFLDGKTVIPAWKNKEEIMLTPTPLKANVQFPLKLRRVSKEAILHHGWKNAYAGTPVSTQVVTFLTSN; encoded by the coding sequence ATGATCGTAAGAGACGAGGCAAATCATTTGGCCTGTATTCACCAAGATGAACACGCACGGGTAAGCGCCGCTCTTTATCGACAATGGGGAGACCCGAGGCTTGAGAAAAAAGGTTGGAAGGAAAGCTTGCACACCGCCATTGCCGAACACGACCGCGCGTGGATTTCCCTGGACACGCGTCCGATATGGAATGACGAGGAAGAAAGACCATATGATTTCACCGATTATCCCGAGCGCGAAAAAATCGCTGCCTACCAAACGGGGATCAATGAAACAGAGATGATGGACGAGTGGGCGGGATTGCTCGTAAGCCGCCACTTGCACTCTTTTTTTTCTCGAATCAGGACAGAAGCTGCAGAGGCGTTTAAAACGGGGGAACAAAAACGTTGGGATCGCTTGGGGGGAGCAGAGGAAACCGATGATGAAAAAACAGCGCTTTCCGTGTTGAAAATGTGCGATGAACTATCACTGTTTGCCTGCATGAATAACCCGGGCGCGCGGAAAGAAGAAGAAGTACCTTGGTTTCGGGATGGATTCTCGATGCATTTTGATTTCTTGGACGGGAAAACCGTGATTCCCGCGTGGAAAAATAAAGAAGAAATTATGTTAACCCCTACGCCGCTTAAGGCTAACGTGCAATTCCCATTGAAATTGAGACGAGTGTCCAAGGAAGCTATTCTGCATCATGGGTGGAAAAACGCGTATGCCGGAACGCCGGTATCCACACAAGTCGTCACGTTCCTAACGTCGAATTAA
- a CDS encoding thioredoxin family protein, whose translation MERKGETFLLTEISASEWKKIEPINYTALLITSPFCATCSLAEKMVEEAMNIERQTDIYKLNLQLAPEFAREHKIQSVPMLLLFYRQTPVGRLSPIKNPANILHFLAAYNNH comes from the coding sequence ATGGAGAGGAAAGGTGAGACATTTTTGTTAACGGAAATAAGCGCATCCGAATGGAAAAAAATAGAACCCATTAATTATACGGCTTTGCTTATAACCTCGCCTTTTTGCGCAACATGCTCGCTTGCGGAAAAAATGGTAGAAGAAGCGATGAACATTGAAAGACAAACGGACATTTATAAATTAAACTTGCAACTTGCTCCGGAGTTTGCTCGGGAACATAAAATTCAGTCCGTACCGATGCTGTTGCTTTTTTATCGGCAAACACCGGTAGGGCGTTTATCTCCCATAAAAAATCCCGCGAATATCTTGCATTTTCTTGCTGCCTATAACAATCATTAG
- a CDS encoding TlpA family protein disulfide reductase, with the protein MKQAPAFSVYDPFKDKEITNETYKGRPLVLTFWTSWCPDSHRDLQKKEVLYTQTGNVSFAMLNVNVTGRERAHQAGQKYARAHEMKIPMAEDRGTDVYERYQCQGVPTTVLITPDGKIAEQFGDNTPFEEIMKHFPSFLQEPSIRKETGKGGE; encoded by the coding sequence ATGAAACAAGCACCAGCTTTTTCTGTATATGATCCATTTAAGGATAAAGAAATTACAAATGAAACATACAAGGGAAGACCGCTCGTACTAACCTTTTGGACATCTTGGTGCCCGGATTCCCACCGTGATTTGCAAAAGAAAGAGGTATTATACACGCAAACCGGAAATGTTTCCTTCGCTATGCTAAACGTGAATGTGACAGGACGCGAGCGCGCACATCAAGCCGGTCAAAAGTATGCACGCGCCCATGAAATGAAAATACCGATGGCCGAAGACCGGGGCACGGATGTGTACGAAAGGTATCAATGCCAAGGGGTGCCGACGACTGTTCTCATCACCCCGGACGGTAAAATTGCCGAACAATTTGGCGATAACACCCCTTTTGAAGAAATCATGAAACATTTTCCCTCTTTTCTCCAAGAGCCTTCTATTAGAAAAGAGACAGGAAAGGGAGGAGAATAG
- a CDS encoding conserved virulence factor C family protein — protein MKITGIEPTPSPNTMKLTLDEHLPGGKSGNYTRDNKEDAPMQIQQLFEVEGIKGVYHVADFIALEREPKAGWEQVLAEARKVFGGKGVETAEQPVAGGDHFGEIQIQVQTFKGIPMQLKLLTAEEEKRVGLPARFTEAAFAAAGEQENIVFERKWEERSARFGNDLEAIGNEVAEEIAAAYSQERLNQLVQWGDPNQKDPAERPEPLNVTKEMLEDPDWKNRFAALDQMDPGEEDLPVLDMALDDQKQSVRRLATTLIGMIETKATLPYLYKALKDKSVTVRRTAGDAFSDLGDPEAMEAMMESLQDKSKLVRWRAAMFLYEVGDKRAIAPLKEAIGDPEFEVDMQMKMALERIEGGEEAKGSVWKQMTESVRADRKEKDGMR, from the coding sequence ATGAAAATTACCGGAATTGAACCAACCCCTAGTCCCAATACGATGAAACTGACGTTAGACGAACACTTGCCCGGGGGAAAAAGCGGCAATTACACGCGAGATAACAAAGAAGATGCGCCCATGCAAATTCAACAATTGTTCGAGGTCGAAGGCATTAAAGGCGTCTATCATGTCGCTGATTTTATCGCTTTGGAGCGTGAACCAAAGGCTGGTTGGGAACAAGTGCTTGCAGAAGCAAGAAAAGTATTCGGAGGAAAAGGGGTTGAGACTGCTGAGCAACCTGTTGCCGGTGGGGACCACTTTGGGGAAATTCAAATCCAAGTGCAAACATTCAAAGGTATCCCTATGCAACTTAAATTGCTGACGGCAGAAGAAGAAAAGCGAGTAGGACTGCCTGCCCGTTTTACGGAAGCAGCGTTCGCGGCGGCCGGAGAACAGGAAAACATCGTTTTTGAACGAAAGTGGGAAGAACGAAGCGCGCGTTTCGGGAATGATCTGGAAGCGATTGGAAATGAAGTGGCAGAAGAGATCGCGGCCGCTTACAGCCAGGAAAGGCTCAACCAGCTCGTGCAATGGGGGGACCCCAATCAAAAAGACCCGGCCGAACGTCCCGAACCGTTAAACGTAACGAAAGAGATGTTGGAGGATCCGGATTGGAAAAATCGTTTTGCCGCTTTGGACCAAATGGATCCCGGCGAAGAAGATCTCCCCGTATTAGATATGGCCCTGGATGATCAAAAGCAATCGGTGCGGAGACTTGCCACGACGTTAATCGGTATGATTGAAACAAAAGCAACGCTCCCTTATCTCTATAAAGCGCTCAAAGACAAATCTGTCACCGTACGGCGTACGGCAGGAGACGCCTTTTCCGATCTCGGAGATCCTGAAGCGATGGAAGCGATGATGGAAAGTTTGCAAGACAAAAGCAAACTCGTGCGCTGGAGAGCAGCCATGTTTCTTTATGAAGTCGGCGATAAGCGCGCGATTGCTCCGCTAAAAGAAGCGATCGGCGATCCTGAATTTGAGGTTGATATGCAAATGAAGATGGCGCTCGAACGCATTGAAGGCGGGGAAGAAGCAAAAGGCTCCGTTTGGAAACAGATGACGGAATCGGTACGAGCCGATCGTAAAGAAAAGGATGGAATGCGATGA
- a CDS encoding PH domain-containing protein yields MREAPAKRLSKKALPVWRITGFLESLFFLIFPVGYGIVSVLFDWPLWILYVLILLWIAVALLQSLLVPAIRWRRWRYEVYEEEIDLQYGVFIIRRTLIPMNRVQHVDTEHGPIYRHYSLAAVSISTAATVHQIPALTEETASELRDQIAIFAQTADNDD; encoded by the coding sequence ATGAGGGAAGCACCTGCAAAGCGTCTTTCCAAAAAGGCACTGCCCGTTTGGCGGATCACGGGATTTTTGGAAAGCTTGTTTTTTTTAATTTTTCCGGTTGGATACGGAATCGTTTCGGTTCTGTTTGATTGGCCCTTATGGATTTTATACGTGTTGATCCTTCTTTGGATTGCCGTTGCTTTATTACAAAGTCTGCTCGTACCGGCGATTCGTTGGCGGCGATGGCGTTATGAGGTATATGAAGAAGAAATTGATTTGCAATACGGGGTGTTCATTATTCGACGAACCTTAATACCAATGAATCGAGTACAGCATGTGGATACGGAGCATGGCCCCATTTATCGCCATTATAGCCTTGCAGCTGTATCCATATCGACGGCCGCCACCGTTCACCAAATACCCGCGCTGACGGAAGAAACCGCTTCCGAACTTAGGGATCAAATAGCCATTTTCGCGCAAACGGCGGATAACGATGACTGA
- a CDS encoding PH domain-containing protein, which yields MTDGKRLHGATVVIMLLTRLKDFIIPIVFVFFVGASGGGVGYFAMIALPVLFIFSAVYSFLYWLTYWYRVEDQELHVKQGIFVKKHRYIQRSRVQSFDMSAGILQRMFGLVKVQIETAGGGGEPDVHLIALDRAEAKRLRQRLLAKPEVSAGDEEVESTDLKERDEPDELEPEIEASWALGFKYLLFAGMTSGGVGLVLSAVLALFSQVDVLLPEAFYETTIGFFLSSTITFLLFLVFMIAFFAWLISIVITIVKYGQFTVIKRGNDLVISRGLLERKQLTLNVHRITTVRFVTGILRQPFGFTTIYVESKGGGSADEQQSTILVPLVPRRTANDVLAKFLPEFVVEDDIGIKPLPRRALFRYIMRAVVPILLVAVPLSFVLPFGAYALLLVLLGIFLGWIRHRNSGFNVSGDYLILQWRLFNLNRAVIPRKRIQAADVTQSPLQRWRRLSTYSVSILASMSGKSFDIRDIAAGRGEDLLAWYSKEVDTPDFSREEEKGKSMI from the coding sequence ATGACTGACGGAAAGCGTCTGCACGGCGCCACTGTAGTCATTATGCTGCTCACCCGCCTTAAGGATTTTATCATTCCGATCGTCTTTGTCTTTTTTGTAGGCGCGTCCGGTGGAGGGGTCGGATATTTTGCCATGATCGCCCTTCCAGTTTTGTTCATTTTTTCCGCTGTTTACAGTTTCTTATATTGGCTGACCTATTGGTATCGTGTGGAAGATCAGGAGCTTCACGTTAAACAAGGGATTTTCGTGAAAAAACATCGGTATATTCAACGCAGCAGGGTCCAAAGTTTCGATATGTCCGCCGGAATTTTACAACGCATGTTCGGACTGGTGAAAGTCCAAATAGAGACTGCCGGCGGCGGAGGGGAGCCGGATGTGCATTTGATTGCCCTCGATCGCGCGGAAGCGAAGCGATTAAGGCAGAGACTGTTGGCAAAGCCGGAAGTGTCTGCCGGGGATGAAGAAGTTGAGTCTACGGATTTGAAGGAAAGGGATGAACCTGATGAACTGGAGCCGGAGATCGAAGCTTCCTGGGCATTAGGGTTTAAGTATTTGCTGTTTGCCGGAATGACTTCAGGCGGCGTAGGGCTTGTTCTCTCGGCTGTTTTGGCGCTGTTTTCCCAAGTGGACGTCTTATTGCCTGAAGCGTTTTATGAAACGACCATCGGTTTTTTCCTGTCGTCGACGATTACATTTTTATTGTTCCTCGTATTTATGATCGCTTTTTTTGCATGGTTGATTTCAATTGTAATCACCATTGTGAAATATGGTCAGTTTACCGTCATTAAGCGCGGCAATGATCTGGTTATTTCCCGAGGATTACTGGAAAGAAAACAGTTAACGTTAAACGTTCATCGAATTACCACCGTACGCTTTGTAACGGGAATTTTGCGCCAACCGTTTGGGTTTACGACGATTTATGTAGAAAGCAAAGGGGGCGGAAGCGCGGACGAACAACAATCAACCATTCTCGTCCCCCTCGTCCCTCGGCGTACGGCTAACGATGTATTGGCAAAATTTTTGCCGGAATTCGTGGTTGAAGATGACATCGGGATTAAGCCTTTGCCGAGAAGGGCCTTATTCCGTTATATCATGCGCGCGGTCGTCCCGATTTTGCTCGTGGCTGTTCCTTTAAGCTTTGTGTTGCCGTTTGGCGCCTATGCCTTACTGCTCGTTCTTCTAGGGATATTTCTTGGGTGGATAAGGCATCGCAACAGTGGTTTTAATGTAAGCGGCGATTATCTCATTTTGCAATGGCGATTGTTTAATTTAAATCGGGCGGTGATCCCGCGAAAACGCATTCAGGCGGCAGATGTCACACAGTCGCCGTTGCAAAGATGGCGCCGGCTGTCCACGTATTCCGTATCCATTCTGGCGAGCATGTCCGGAAAGAGTTTTGACATTCGCGATATCGCGGCCGGTCGGGGCGAAGATCTTCTCGCCTGGTATTCCAAAGAAGTAGATACGCCTGATTTTTCACGGGAAGAAGAAAAGGGCAAATCTATGATCTAA
- a CDS encoding DUF2777 family protein has protein sequence MNRKEALENKGSTVLVDAHPDCVYYGKLLDIDTPDNKTWQGTVRITGIHSVKSANIASHLPYGEGEEVTLSGTKIKPFTGTFTRSYRASLLYAIRALEKETYRSISRLEDEKGQLQDIRLELGNKRGKVEDPYLYFNLTEEHKEIVLKEQAHNEKMLLDGCPFEMDWFDAAQNQWTKVVHERQWVFTTATGRKVRLQSKDLIRIHKEQFEPFQILLNELESPSKESLARLMHYYGFQRKHMVQCHNTLLRQLLQSEEDQHFQGVNFMTFQKNNAFLTIQHRFERILHSDRDDYIYDRFECTSERNERQVITYTNMQTSK, from the coding sequence ATGAATCGAAAAGAAGCATTGGAAAATAAAGGATCTACCGTTTTGGTGGATGCCCACCCGGATTGTGTGTATTACGGAAAATTGCTGGACATTGATACACCTGACAACAAAACGTGGCAAGGCACGGTGCGGATAACCGGCATCCACTCTGTGAAAAGCGCGAACATTGCCTCTCACCTTCCCTACGGGGAAGGAGAAGAGGTGACGCTCTCTGGCACAAAAATAAAACCTTTTACGGGCACATTCACACGGTCGTACCGCGCTTCCCTTTTATATGCCATTCGGGCACTGGAAAAAGAAACATATCGCTCCATAAGTAGACTTGAAGATGAGAAGGGGCAATTACAGGACATCCGTCTCGAACTGGGAAATAAACGCGGAAAAGTGGAAGACCCGTACTTGTATTTTAACCTCACAGAGGAACACAAAGAAATCGTTTTAAAAGAGCAAGCGCATAACGAAAAAATGCTTTTGGACGGCTGTCCGTTTGAAATGGATTGGTTTGATGCCGCTCAAAATCAATGGACCAAAGTTGTCCATGAGCGCCAGTGGGTATTTACAACCGCTACGGGCCGAAAAGTCCGTCTGCAATCTAAGGATTTAATCCGTATTCACAAGGAACAGTTCGAGCCTTTTCAAATCCTCCTCAATGAATTGGAGTCACCTTCCAAGGAATCATTGGCACGATTGATGCACTATTACGGCTTTCAACGAAAACATATGGTTCAATGTCACAACACCCTATTACGCCAATTGCTGCAATCGGAAGAGGATCAACATTTTCAAGGCGTGAACTTCATGACGTTCCAAAAAAATAATGCGTTTCTCACCATCCAACACCGATTTGAACGGATTCTTCATAGCGATCGCGATGACTATATTTACGATCGTTTTGAATGCACATCCGAGCGTAATGAGCGTCAGGTCATCACGTATACGAACATGCAAACATCGAAATGA
- a CDS encoding MBL fold metallo-hydrolase: MNTKVEKLDTDTYMIDGLDLNLPERTGIYVLDAEELTIIETGPSLSYPQIKAGLEQLGRTFADIRHIIVTHIHLDHSGGCGQLVQETPNATVHVHPSGKKHLARPEKLVKGAKLVYGSSFEDLFDPVIPVPETRTNICNDGDRLQIGKNRTLQFFDTPGHAFHHMSILDEQSNALFTGDTVGILYRGFGPEKPLVLPSTSPPQYDTSSMKESWKRIEALQPTTIYFGHFGGSDEIADIFHSTSVWLETWISLTKEVAAEQEGSGTLSKRLYQSVYEMYADRDGTTSAWEAVKMDCHVSALGLYQAYEKGRL, translated from the coding sequence ATGAATACAAAGGTTGAAAAACTGGATACGGATACGTATATGATCGACGGGCTTGATCTTAATCTTCCGGAACGCACCGGCATTTATGTCCTCGACGCCGAAGAATTAACCATCATAGAAACCGGCCCCAGCTTGTCGTACCCACAAATCAAAGCCGGATTGGAGCAACTGGGAAGAACCTTTGCTGATATTCGTCACATTATCGTCACCCATATCCACCTTGACCATTCAGGCGGCTGTGGGCAATTGGTACAAGAAACGCCTAACGCCACCGTTCACGTCCACCCATCGGGAAAGAAACATCTCGCTCGCCCCGAAAAGCTTGTCAAAGGTGCAAAACTCGTATATGGCTCGAGTTTTGAAGACCTATTCGATCCCGTTATCCCTGTCCCCGAAACGCGGACAAACATCTGTAATGATGGGGATCGCTTGCAGATAGGAAAAAATCGCACCCTGCAATTCTTCGACACTCCCGGGCACGCGTTCCACCATATGTCCATTCTTGACGAGCAATCGAATGCCCTTTTCACCGGGGACACGGTCGGGATTCTATACAGAGGCTTTGGACCTGAAAAACCCCTCGTGCTCCCATCAACTTCCCCACCGCAATATGATACGTCAAGCATGAAAGAATCGTGGAAGCGTATTGAAGCATTACAGCCAACGACGATTTATTTTGGCCATTTCGGGGGAAGCGACGAAATTGCGGACATTTTTCATTCCACTTCCGTGTGGTTGGAAACATGGATCAGCCTCACAAAAGAAGTCGCCGCTGAACAAGAAGGAAGCGGGACGTTAAGCAAGCGGTTATATCAATCCGTGTACGAGATGTACGCAGACCGAGACGGGACGACATCTGCCTGGGAAGCGGTAAAAATGGACTGCCACGTTTCCGCCCTCGGTCTGTATCAAGCATACGAAAAAGGAAGACTTTGA